In Cryptomeria japonica chromosome 10, Sugi_1.0, whole genome shotgun sequence, a genomic segment contains:
- the LOC131858935 gene encoding uncharacterized protein LOC131858935: MAKGNPGPAGYRGVARDYNVRIVSAVALPLGTQTNHFSEAKATYIGLKMASHRGFKKVWLESELLNIINYLNKKSPPSWTINHLMKEGFETMTKFEAIKNSHVLRECNRPADHMANLSVVRDDEKWWQEEDSFSFQLWELARNDAENLSSLEY; this comes from the coding sequence ATGGCCAAAGGTAACCCTGGGCCAGCAGGCTATAGGGGAGTTGCGCGTGATTACAATGTTAGGATTGTCTCAGCAGTGGCACTCCCACTGGGCACGCAAACAAACCATTTTTCTGAGGCAAAAGCAACCtacattgggcttaaaatggctagTCATAGAGGATTTAAGAAGGTATGGTTGGAGAGTGAAttgttaaatataataaattatttgaACAAAAAATCTCCTCCTAGTTGGACGATTAACCATTTAATGAAGGAAGGCTTTGAAACAATGACCAAATTTGAGGCTATTAAAAATTCACATGTTTTGAGGGAGTGTAACAGACCTGCTGACCACATGGCTAATCTCAGTgtggttagagatgatgaaaagtggTGGCAGGAAGAGGATTCTTTCTCATTCCAGTTGTGGGAGTTGGCAAGGAACGACGCCGAAAATCTCTCTTCGCTTGAATATTAA
- the LOC131040859 gene encoding germin-like protein 9-3, whose product MAFLVVFSSVGVIYASDPDILTDFTVPAGQNPLKLTGDLFTFTGFRNVSNNNLAGQKAVKVTKAVAAEFPGLNGLGVSMAVLQFPAGGLNPPHTHPRASELLFLVEGCLLVGAVDTTGKLFTQTLTKGDVFVFPKGLFHYQLNTDNKVEAMAVSAFGSANAGTVSLPSTLFTTGIPDNVLAKSFKTDTHTIELLKAALKNP is encoded by the coding sequence ATGGCATTTTTAGTAGTATTCAGTAGTGTTGGCGTAATCTACGCATCGGATCCTGATATTCTCACTGACTTCACCGTTCCGGCGGGGCAGAACCCGCTAAAATTGACTGGGGATCTCTTCACTTTCACGGGATTCCGAAATGTGAGCAACAACAATTTAGCAGGACAGAAGGCGGTAAAAGTGACAAAGGCGGTGGCGGCGGAGTTTCCGGGGTTAAACGGACTGGGCGTGTCAATGGCGGTGCTGCAGTTCCCGGCGGGCGGACTGAACCCTCCTCACACTCACCCCCGCGCTTCAGAACTTCTGTTTCTTGTGGAAGGATGTCTCCTCGTTGGAGCTGTGGACACCACGGGAAAGCTCTTCACACAGACCCTCACTAAAGGGGATGTATTTGTATTTCCCAAAGGACTCTTCCATTACCAACTGAATACGGATAACAAGGTCGAGGCCATGGCTGTTTCTGCCTTCGGAAGCGCCAATGCAGGCACCGTTTCGCTCCCTTCTACTCTATTTACAACCGGTATCCCCGATAACGTTCTGGCCAAATCATTCAAGACAGACACACACACCATCGAGCTGCTCAAAGCTGCGCTTAAAAATCCCTGA